One genomic window of Nicotiana sylvestris chromosome 10, ASM39365v2, whole genome shotgun sequence includes the following:
- the LOC138880205 gene encoding uncharacterized protein, protein MDLAGVKRLLQLNEFDEFRLHAYENAKLYKEKAKRWYDKHIQHREFEPGQEVLLFNSRLKLFPGKLKSRWAGPFVVVGVRPHGAVELHDTSSSGTFLVNVQRIKHYLCGDIARHKTSVDLAYA, encoded by the coding sequence ATGGACTTAGCTGGTGTGAAGAGGTTGTTGCAACTCAACGAGTTTGATGAGTTTCGATTGCACGCATATGAAAATGCCAAATTATATAAAGAAAAGGCTAAGAGGTGGTATGACAAGCACATCCAACATCGAGAGTTTGAGCCGGGTCAGgaagttctcttgttcaattcgaGGTTGAAGCTTTTCCCCGGAAAGCTTAAGTCTCGTTGGGCAGGTCCTTTTGTTGTGGTAGGTGTGAGGCCTCATGGAGCTGTGGAATTGCATGATACGAGCTCAAGTGGTACCTTCTTGGTAAATGTCCAGAGAATAAAACATTATTTGTGTGGTGACATTGCACGTCACAAGACCTCAGTGGACTTGGCCTATGCTTAA